A region from the Streptomyces lydicus genome encodes:
- the leuA gene encoding 2-isopropylmalate synthase has product MTNPSSPAGHPVGRPTPVTNATQLQRPSGMPVHKYGRYEAVDIPDRTWPDKRITAAPRWLSTDLRDGNQALIDPMSPARKREMFDLLVRMGYKEIEVGFPSSGETDFAFVRSIIEEGAIPEDVTISVLTQAREELIERTVESLRGAHRATVHLYNATAPTFRRVVFRGSKEQVKQIAVDGTRLVMEYADKILGDETIFGYQYSPEIFTDTELDFALEVCEAVCDVWQPEEGREIILNLPATVERSTPSTHADRFEWMARHLSRREHVCLSVHPHNDRGTAVAAAELALMAGADRIEGCLFGQGERTGNVDLVTLGMNLFSQGVDPQIDFSQIDEIRRTSEYCNQMEIHPRHPYAGDLVYTAFSGSHQDAIKKGFDAMEAEATAAGKTVDDIEWAVPYLPIDPKDVGRSYEAVIRVNSQSGKGGIAYVLKNDHHLDLPRRMQIEFSRIIQDKTDTEGGEVTPTAIWSAFQDEYLPNPHNPWGRIQVRNGQTTTDKDGIDTLTVEAEVDGAETVLVGTGNGPISAFFDALQGMDIDARLLDYQEHTMSEGASSLAASYIECAIGDKVLWGIGIDANTTRASLKAVVSAVNRAGR; this is encoded by the coding sequence ATGACGAATCCGTCGAGCCCCGCAGGCCATCCCGTCGGCCGGCCCACCCCGGTCACCAACGCGACGCAGCTGCAGCGGCCCTCCGGTATGCCGGTCCACAAGTACGGCCGCTACGAGGCCGTGGACATCCCCGACCGCACCTGGCCCGACAAGCGCATCACCGCCGCGCCCCGCTGGCTGTCGACCGACCTGCGGGACGGCAACCAGGCGCTGATCGACCCGATGTCGCCGGCCCGCAAGCGCGAGATGTTCGACCTGCTGGTACGCATGGGCTACAAGGAGATCGAGGTCGGCTTCCCGTCGTCCGGCGAGACCGACTTCGCCTTCGTCCGCTCGATCATCGAAGAGGGCGCGATCCCCGAGGACGTGACGATCTCCGTCCTGACGCAGGCCCGCGAGGAGCTGATCGAGCGCACCGTGGAGTCGCTGCGCGGCGCCCACCGGGCCACCGTGCACCTCTACAACGCCACCGCGCCCACCTTCCGCCGGGTCGTCTTCCGCGGCTCGAAGGAGCAGGTCAAGCAGATCGCCGTGGACGGCACCCGGCTGGTCATGGAGTACGCCGACAAGATCCTGGGCGACGAGACGATCTTCGGCTACCAGTACAGCCCGGAGATCTTCACCGACACCGAGCTGGACTTCGCGCTGGAGGTCTGCGAGGCGGTCTGTGACGTCTGGCAGCCCGAAGAGGGCCGCGAGATCATTCTGAACCTGCCCGCCACCGTGGAGCGTTCGACGCCGTCCACCCACGCCGACCGCTTCGAGTGGATGGCGCGCCACCTGTCCCGGCGTGAGCACGTCTGCCTGTCCGTGCACCCGCACAACGACCGGGGCACCGCCGTCGCCGCCGCCGAGCTGGCCCTCATGGCGGGCGCCGACCGCATCGAGGGCTGCCTGTTCGGCCAGGGCGAGCGCACCGGCAATGTCGACCTGGTGACGCTGGGCATGAACCTGTTCTCCCAGGGCGTCGACCCGCAGATCGACTTCTCGCAGATCGACGAGATCCGTCGCACCAGCGAGTACTGCAACCAGATGGAGATCCACCCGCGCCACCCCTACGCGGGCGATCTGGTCTACACCGCCTTCTCCGGCTCCCACCAGGACGCCATCAAGAAGGGCTTCGACGCCATGGAGGCCGAGGCCACCGCCGCCGGCAAGACCGTGGACGACATCGAGTGGGCGGTCCCGTACCTGCCCATCGACCCCAAGGACGTCGGCCGCTCCTACGAGGCGGTCATCCGCGTCAACTCGCAGTCCGGCAAGGGCGGTATCGCCTACGTCCTGAAGAACGACCACCACCTGGACCTGCCGCGCCGGATGCAGATCGAGTTCTCCCGGATCATCCAGGACAAGACCGACACCGAGGGCGGCGAGGTCACCCCCACCGCCATCTGGTCCGCCTTCCAGGACGAGTACCTGCCCAACCCGCACAACCCGTGGGGCCGCATCCAGGTCAGGAACGGCCAGACCACCACCGACAAGGACGGCATCGACACCCTCACCGTCGAAGCCGAGGTGGACGGCGCGGAGACCGTGCTGGTCGGCACCGGCAACGGCCCGATCTCCGCGTTCTTCGACGCGCTGCAGGGCATGGACATCGACGCGCGGCTGCTCGACTACCAGGAGCACACCATGAGCGAGGGCGCCTCCTCGCTGGCCGCCTCGTACATCGAGTGCGCGATCGGCGACAAGGTGCTGTGGGGCATCGGCATCGACGCGAACACCACGCGTGCCTCGCTGAAGGCCGTGGTCTCCGCCGTGAACCGCGCGGGCCGCTGA
- a CDS encoding SGNH/GDSL hydrolase family protein, translating into MSRHGMPALSRLLVAAAASLAVVASAFAPAASGAPARAAADRPEYVALGDSYSAGVFVRPWEEGDGCGRSARNYPHQVARQLGFHLTDATCGAAEVVDGVLGPQPAAKIYGPPSVPPPGGWSDLPPQVEALSPGTDYVTVGIGGNSLGFGSIVSTCLELGITKPLQTKPCTDHYTGGAGASWLEERFAQLDADFDRMMTVIHRRAPQARIAVVGYPAIVPDGTGCSFLHWNQLGSVKKGDMPWLDGLEKRLNGLLHRHAEEHAALYVDTYGPSVNHGVCKSGDAKWMYGVRDNLTGDGDQTDTPSELCKTIPGSGEACTFVHPNARGLDNQAHQVTRALMTSMG; encoded by the coding sequence ATGAGCAGACACGGCATGCCCGCACTCTCCCGGCTCCTCGTGGCGGCGGCCGCCTCGCTGGCCGTGGTGGCCTCCGCCTTCGCCCCGGCGGCCTCGGGCGCACCGGCCCGCGCGGCGGCGGACCGGCCGGAGTATGTGGCGCTCGGCGACTCCTACAGCGCCGGGGTGTTCGTCCGCCCCTGGGAGGAGGGCGACGGCTGCGGCCGCTCCGCGCGCAACTACCCGCACCAGGTCGCCCGTCAGCTGGGGTTCCACCTGACGGATGCGACCTGCGGGGCCGCCGAGGTGGTCGACGGGGTCCTGGGGCCCCAGCCGGCCGCCAAGATCTACGGACCGCCGTCGGTCCCGCCCCCGGGCGGCTGGTCCGACCTGCCCCCGCAGGTGGAGGCGCTGTCCCCCGGCACCGACTACGTCACCGTCGGCATCGGCGGCAACTCCCTCGGCTTCGGGTCCATCGTCAGCACCTGCCTCGAACTGGGCATCACCAAGCCCCTGCAGACCAAGCCCTGCACCGACCACTACACCGGCGGAGCGGGGGCGAGCTGGCTGGAGGAGCGGTTCGCGCAGCTCGACGCCGACTTCGACCGCATGATGACGGTGATCCACCGGCGCGCACCGCAGGCGAGGATCGCCGTCGTCGGCTACCCCGCCATCGTCCCGGACGGCACTGGCTGTTCGTTCCTGCACTGGAACCAGCTCGGCAGCGTCAAGAAGGGCGACATGCCCTGGCTGGACGGCCTCGAAAAGCGACTGAACGGACTGCTCCACCGGCACGCCGAGGAGCACGCCGCGCTCTACGTCGACACCTACGGGCCCAGCGTGAACCACGGGGTGTGCAAGAGCGGCGACGCGAAGTGGATGTACGGCGTCCGGGACAACCTCACCGGTGACGGCGACCAGACCGACACCCCGTCGGAACTGTGCAAGACCATCCCCGGCTCCGGCGAGGCCTGCACCTTCGTCCACCCCAACGCCCGCGGCCTGGACAACCAGGCGCACCAGGTGACCCGCGCCCTGATGACCTCGATGGGGTGA
- a CDS encoding TerB family tellurite resistance protein, which translates to MGVRTSWRTVADGEFFCPDCGGDRNYLRRTGHRRLTVLGVPLVPRGATGPVLECSACHGRFGPDALDHPTTVRFSAMLRDAVHTVTLALLAAGGTSSRAVRDTAVDTVRAAGFADCSEDELLTLLAALAADTGRLTGTYDAVTGGHCAPQGLDPCGTALAIELHEALEPLAPHLAPAGREAILLQGARIALADGSYTPAEREVLSTVGSALTLRPADTNRLLAAARTPS; encoded by the coding sequence ATGGGTGTGCGCACGTCCTGGCGCACCGTCGCCGATGGCGAGTTCTTCTGTCCGGACTGCGGCGGGGACCGCAACTACCTCCGCCGGACCGGCCACCGCCGCCTCACCGTCCTCGGCGTCCCGCTCGTGCCCCGCGGCGCCACCGGCCCGGTCCTGGAGTGCTCGGCCTGCCACGGCCGCTTCGGCCCGGACGCCCTCGACCACCCCACCACCGTCCGCTTCTCCGCGATGCTCAGGGACGCCGTCCACACCGTCACCCTCGCCCTGCTGGCCGCCGGGGGCACGTCCTCCCGCGCCGTCCGTGACACCGCCGTCGACACGGTCCGCGCGGCCGGCTTCGCGGACTGCTCCGAGGACGAACTGCTGACCCTGCTCGCCGCCCTCGCCGCCGACACCGGCCGCCTCACCGGCACCTACGACGCGGTGACCGGCGGCCACTGCGCACCCCAGGGGCTGGACCCGTGCGGCACCGCGCTGGCCATAGAGCTCCACGAGGCGCTGGAACCGCTCGCCCCGCACCTCGCCCCCGCCGGCCGCGAAGCGATCCTCCTCCAGGGTGCCCGTATCGCGCTCGCGGACGGCTCCTACACGCCCGCGGAGCGCGAGGTGCTGAGCACCGTCGGCAGCGCCCTGACGCTCCGCCCCGCCGACACCAACCGGCTGCTGGCGGCGGCGCGCACCCCGTCCTGA
- a CDS encoding GTP-binding protein, producing the protein MYLSGEHQTLVKLLVAGPFGVGKTTLIRALSETPPLHTEEVMTQTGAIVDELAGVREKTTTTVAIDFGRLTLPGDMVLYLFGTPGQKRFRPLWEDIARGALGALVLADTRRLADSFEVMDIVEEAGLRYAVAVNTFPDAPQYSVEKLREALDLHPETPLVMCDARDREQSVDALISLVGHVLAHTPEENPNP; encoded by the coding sequence ATGTACCTCTCCGGCGAGCACCAGACCCTGGTCAAACTCCTGGTGGCGGGGCCGTTCGGGGTCGGCAAGACCACGCTCATCCGCGCGTTGTCCGAAACCCCGCCGCTGCACACCGAGGAGGTCATGACCCAGACCGGTGCGATCGTCGACGAGCTCGCCGGCGTCCGGGAGAAGACCACCACCACCGTCGCCATCGACTTCGGGCGGCTGACGCTGCCCGGCGACATGGTGCTGTACCTGTTCGGCACCCCCGGGCAGAAACGGTTCCGCCCGCTGTGGGAGGACATCGCCCGGGGCGCGCTGGGCGCCCTCGTCCTCGCCGACACCCGCCGCCTGGCGGACTCCTTCGAGGTGATGGACATCGTCGAGGAGGCCGGGCTGCGCTACGCGGTGGCGGTCAACACCTTCCCCGACGCGCCCCAGTACAGCGTCGAAAAGCTCCGCGAGGCGCTCGATCTGCACCCCGAGACGCCGCTGGTGATGTGCGACGCCCGCGACCGGGAGCAGTCCGTCGACGCGCTGATCTCGCTGGTCGGGCACGTCCTGGCCCACACCCCCGAGGAGAACCCGAACCCGTGA
- a CDS encoding cytochrome P450 family protein, which translates to MAQQGQQPYVIDPVGSDIHGEAARLRALGPLARTELPGGIEAWSVTSHTLLKQLLTDDRVSKNPREHWPLWQRDDIRGSWLQSWIGVTNMFTAYGADHRRLRKLIAPAFTARRTDAMLPRVEAITAALLDDLAAHPVGEPVDLRARFSHPLPMQVICELFGFPEGEQRAELARLVSAIMDTTATPEQAAATGAAVHALLSGLVAAKREHPADDLTSLLVSARDDEGERMTEQELLDTLLLVIGAGHETTVDLLGNAVHALLTHPGQLQLVLSGEVGWNEVIEETLRWAPSIAALPLRFAVADIEIPDGPTIRKGEAILPAYAAAGRDAAFHGEGADGFDVRRTRQEHLAFGHGVHHCLGAPLARMEARIALPALFARFPGLQLAVPPEELAPTDGFISGGLRSLPVRLTPA; encoded by the coding sequence ATGGCACAACAGGGACAGCAGCCCTACGTCATCGACCCGGTCGGAAGCGACATCCACGGAGAGGCCGCCCGTCTCCGCGCGCTAGGCCCGCTGGCGCGCACCGAGCTCCCCGGCGGCATCGAGGCCTGGTCGGTCACCAGCCACACCCTGCTCAAGCAGTTGCTGACCGACGACCGGGTCTCCAAGAACCCCCGGGAGCACTGGCCGCTGTGGCAGCGCGACGACATCCGCGGCAGCTGGCTGCAGTCGTGGATCGGCGTCACGAACATGTTCACCGCGTACGGCGCCGACCACCGGCGGCTGCGCAAGCTGATCGCCCCGGCGTTCACCGCCCGCCGCACCGACGCCATGCTCCCGCGCGTGGAGGCCATCACCGCGGCCCTCCTGGACGACCTGGCCGCGCACCCCGTGGGCGAGCCCGTGGACCTGCGCGCCCGCTTCAGCCATCCGCTGCCGATGCAGGTGATCTGCGAGCTGTTCGGCTTCCCTGAGGGCGAGCAGCGCGCCGAACTCGCCCGCCTCGTCTCGGCCATCATGGACACCACGGCCACCCCGGAGCAGGCCGCCGCCACCGGCGCGGCCGTCCATGCGCTGCTGTCGGGCCTGGTCGCCGCCAAGCGCGAGCACCCGGCCGACGACCTGACGAGCCTGCTGGTCTCCGCGCGGGACGACGAGGGCGAGCGGATGACCGAGCAGGAACTGCTCGACACCCTCCTGCTCGTCATCGGCGCCGGTCACGAGACCACTGTCGACCTCCTCGGCAACGCCGTGCACGCGCTGCTCACCCACCCCGGACAGCTCCAGCTGGTGCTGTCGGGCGAGGTCGGCTGGAACGAGGTGATCGAGGAGACGCTGCGCTGGGCCCCCAGCATCGCCGCGCTCCCGCTGCGCTTCGCCGTGGCGGACATCGAGATCCCGGACGGCCCCACCATCCGCAAGGGCGAGGCGATCCTCCCGGCGTACGCGGCGGCCGGGCGGGACGCCGCGTTCCACGGCGAGGGGGCCGACGGCTTCGACGTCCGGCGCACCCGCCAGGAGCACCTGGCGTTCGGCCACGGCGTCCACCACTGTCTGGGTGCCCCGCTGGCCCGTATGGAGGCGCGGATCGCGCTGCCGGCCCTCTTCGCCCGCTTCCCCGGGCTTCAACTTGCCGTGCCACCCGAGGAGTTGGCGCCGACGGACGGCTTCATCTCGGGCGGTCTGCGCAGCCTGCCGGTGCGTCTGACGCCGGCCTGA
- a CDS encoding cytochrome P450: MTSPHQPGAAPPPGCPAHAAAPYQQAPGRPDAHTPVKLYGPDFAADPHRVYDRLRQFGALAPVEIAPEVTAMLVTDYRAALDLLHDDATWSKDSREWMTTVPPDSPVMPMLMWRPNLFYADGPAHVRYRDVVVDSFKLVEPHELRARVHHAADSLIRRFGAHGEVDLIADYARLIPLLMFNTLFGMPDSYSDRLISAIGGMLDGNSPEEAAAANEAYTSYIMELVGRKKAERGPDLTSWFMDHPNALNDEELIHNILLTMGAGHEPLANLIGNALSRMLSDDRYYHTLSGGALTAHDAINEVLWNDPPLTNYSAHFPVRDVFFHGTWVRKGQLVMVSYAAANSQFDTTAQAGPGAGGGSHLSWAAGPHACPVKRHALLIATTAIERLTAWLSDIELAVDASELQWRNGAFHRALAALPARFTPITPDQAGATPWHNRDSSPTSSTRSEATSTERPPVSAR; this comes from the coding sequence GTGACTTCCCCGCACCAGCCGGGAGCCGCACCGCCACCGGGCTGCCCGGCGCACGCCGCCGCCCCGTACCAGCAGGCGCCGGGCCGGCCCGACGCCCACACCCCGGTGAAGCTCTACGGACCGGACTTCGCCGCCGATCCGCACCGCGTCTACGACCGGTTGCGCCAGTTCGGTGCGCTGGCGCCGGTCGAGATCGCGCCGGAGGTGACCGCGATGCTGGTCACCGACTACCGGGCCGCCCTCGACCTGCTGCACGACGACGCCACCTGGTCCAAGGACTCCCGCGAGTGGATGACCACGGTCCCGCCGGACTCGCCGGTCATGCCGATGCTGATGTGGCGCCCCAACCTCTTCTACGCCGACGGTCCTGCGCACGTCCGCTACCGGGACGTGGTCGTCGACAGCTTCAAGCTCGTCGAGCCGCACGAGCTGCGCGCCCGCGTCCACCACGCGGCGGACTCCCTGATCCGGCGCTTCGGCGCGCACGGCGAGGTCGATCTGATCGCCGACTACGCGCGGCTGATCCCGCTGCTGATGTTCAACACCCTCTTCGGGATGCCGGATTCGTACAGCGACCGGCTCATCTCGGCGATCGGGGGCATGCTGGACGGCAACTCCCCCGAGGAGGCCGCGGCCGCCAACGAGGCCTACACCAGCTACATCATGGAGCTGGTCGGCAGGAAGAAGGCCGAGCGCGGGCCGGACCTGACCTCCTGGTTCATGGACCACCCCAACGCGCTCAACGACGAGGAACTGATCCACAACATCCTCCTCACGATGGGCGCGGGCCACGAACCGCTCGCCAACCTCATCGGCAACGCGCTGTCGCGGATGCTCTCCGACGACCGCTACTACCACACCCTCTCCGGCGGCGCGCTGACCGCGCACGACGCCATCAACGAGGTGCTGTGGAACGACCCGCCGCTGACCAACTACTCCGCGCACTTCCCGGTCCGTGACGTCTTCTTCCACGGCACCTGGGTGCGCAAGGGGCAGCTGGTGATGGTGTCGTACGCGGCCGCCAACAGCCAGTTCGACACCACCGCGCAGGCGGGCCCCGGTGCGGGCGGCGGCTCGCACCTGTCCTGGGCGGCAGGACCGCACGCCTGCCCCGTGAAGCGGCATGCGCTGCTGATCGCCACCACCGCGATCGAGCGGCTGACCGCCTGGCTCTCGGACATCGAACTCGCCGTGGACGCGAGCGAGTTGCAGTGGCGCAACGGCGCGTTCCACCGGGCCCTGGCCGCGCTCCCGGCCCGCTTCACCCCGATCACCCCCGACCAGGCAGGAGCCACTCCATGGCACAACAGGGACAGCAGCCCTACGTCATCGACCCGGTCGGAAGCGACATCCACGGAGAGGCCGCCCGTCTCCGCGCGCTAG